One segment of Gilliamella sp. ESL0441 DNA contains the following:
- the rsuA gene encoding 16S rRNA pseudouridine(516) synthase RsuA → MRLDKFLAHHLGISRTIVNKELKAKKVTVDGEIIKSGAYQLSPEQLVEYDGYEIIPITQNRYFMLNKPQGYVCSTDDPDHPTILYFIDEPMSEKLHAAGRLDLDTTGLVLLTDDGQWSHRITSPKHHCEKVYQVTVEHPLTDNLIEIFHNGIQLKSEKTLTKPAKLTIIDEYHAELAISEGRYHQVKRMFAAVNNHVTALHRKQIGNIILDVPEGEYRPLTEDEIESFC, encoded by the coding sequence ATGCGATTAGATAAATTTCTCGCTCACCATTTAGGCATTAGCCGTACAATCGTCAATAAGGAATTAAAAGCCAAAAAAGTTACCGTCGATGGTGAGATCATAAAATCAGGGGCTTATCAACTTAGTCCAGAACAACTTGTCGAATACGATGGTTATGAAATCATCCCTATCACACAAAACCGCTACTTTATGTTGAATAAACCTCAAGGCTATGTCTGCTCGACGGATGATCCTGATCATCCAACAATTCTCTATTTTATTGATGAACCCATGTCTGAAAAACTTCATGCAGCGGGACGATTGGATCTTGATACGACTGGACTTGTGTTATTAACCGATGACGGTCAGTGGTCACATCGCATTACGTCACCTAAACACCATTGCGAAAAAGTTTATCAAGTGACGGTTGAACACCCATTAACCGATAATTTAATTGAAATATTTCACAATGGTATCCAGTTAAAAAGTGAAAAAACACTGACAAAACCCGCTAAACTCACAATCATCGATGAATATCATGCGGAGTTAGCCATTAGCGAAGGACGTTATCATCAAGTTAAACGGATGTTTGCGGCGGTAAACAATCATGTTACTGCCTTGCATCGCAAACAAATTGGCAATATTATTCTCGATGTTCCTGAAGGCGAATATCGTCCGCTTACGGAAGATGAGATTGAATCATTTTGTTAA
- a CDS encoding gamma carbonic anhydrase family protein, with product MIYQLGDLKPQIHQRCFIANSADIIGNVVLEEGVSIWFNAVLRGDIAPIHIGKNSNIQDNSTIHIETNIPCIVGENVTVGHNVILHSCIIENNVLIGMGSTILNGAKIAKNCLVGANSLVTHSLPYEEGCLILGSPAKIVRKLTEAEIAANIENAQHYVQNGERFNKTLYLID from the coding sequence ATGATCTATCAATTGGGTGATTTAAAACCACAAATTCATCAACGCTGTTTTATAGCTAATTCGGCGGATATCATTGGCAATGTAGTTTTAGAAGAAGGTGTTTCAATTTGGTTTAATGCCGTTTTACGAGGTGATATCGCTCCTATTCACATTGGCAAAAATAGCAATATACAAGATAATTCAACGATACATATTGAAACGAATATTCCGTGTATCGTGGGTGAAAACGTCACCGTTGGACATAACGTTATTCTTCATAGTTGTATCATTGAAAATAATGTTCTAATTGGCATGGGCAGTACCATATTGAATGGTGCTAAAATTGCCAAAAACTGTTTAGTTGGTGCTAATTCTCTTGTTACCCATAGTCTGCCCTATGAAGAAGGTTGTTTAATTCTTGGCTCACCAGCTAAAATTGTACGTAAATTAACTGAAGCCGAAATCGCAGCCAATATTGAAAATGCACAACATTATGTACAAAATGGCGAAAGATTCAATAAAACACTCTATCTTATCGATTAA
- the mlaE gene encoding lipid asymmetry maintenance ABC transporter permease subunit MlaE: MFNLLEKMGKWLIDLIALIGRSGMMLFGALIGRPQFAKQFPLLVKQFYFVGVQSLTIIIVSGLFIGMVLALQGYFILTTFGAEASLGMMVALALLRELGPVVAGLLFAGRAGSALTAEIGLMKATEQLSSMEMMAVDPLRRIIAPRFWAGFFSMPFLTAIFVAVGILGGVLVGVDWKGIDAGFFWSSIQSNVDWWHDLGNCFVKSFAFAIASTWIALFNGYDCVPTSEGISRATTNTVVYSSLVILGLDFILTALMFSH, translated from the coding sequence ATGTTTAATTTACTTGAAAAAATGGGAAAATGGTTAATTGACCTTATTGCTCTGATTGGTCGTTCAGGAATGATGCTATTTGGAGCGCTAATTGGTCGTCCACAATTTGCTAAGCAATTCCCGTTACTGGTCAAACAATTTTACTTTGTGGGTGTACAATCTTTAACGATTATTATCGTATCCGGACTTTTTATTGGTATGGTACTCGCTTTACAAGGTTATTTTATCTTGACCACTTTTGGTGCTGAAGCGAGTTTAGGTATGATGGTTGCTCTCGCTTTATTACGTGAGCTTGGTCCCGTTGTTGCCGGATTATTATTTGCTGGACGTGCCGGCTCTGCTTTAACGGCTGAAATAGGTTTGATGAAAGCGACAGAACAACTATCAAGCATGGAAATGATGGCAGTCGATCCATTACGACGTATTATTGCACCCCGTTTCTGGGCTGGATTTTTTTCTATGCCGTTTTTAACGGCTATTTTTGTCGCTGTCGGTATTTTAGGTGGTGTTTTAGTTGGTGTAGATTGGAAAGGCATTGATGCTGGATTTTTTTGGTCTTCAATTCAAAGTAATGTTGACTGGTGGCATGATTTAGGCAACTGTTTTGTCAAAAGTTTTGCCTTTGCAATTGCCAGCACTTGGATTGCTCTTTTTAATGGTTACGATTGCGTACCAACATCAGAAGGAATTAGTCGAGCAACTACTAACACAGTTGTTTATTCATCATTAGTTATTTTGGGGTTAGATTTTATTTTAACCGCATTAATGTTTAGTCATTGA
- the mlaC gene encoding phospholipid-binding protein MlaC — protein sequence MLTKFKQTIFLVFALVFSVSAFAENNPYDEMKVAADKIFSTIKSQQSTIKTNPNKLKDIVRSDLLPYVQVKYAGALILGNVYKEASIAQRTAYFDAFENYLVQAFAQALSMYNGQTYQVEKAKDLTGKTLISIRVLLNQPDKGQQPLRIDFQWRKNSVTGEWKAYDLIAEGVSMITTKQNEWSTILRQNGIDALTKQLNDLSKRNIDPNEKPKG from the coding sequence ATGTTAACCAAATTCAAGCAAACTATTTTTTTAGTATTCGCATTAGTATTTAGTGTTTCAGCCTTTGCTGAAAATAATCCCTATGACGAAATGAAAGTAGCAGCTGATAAAATTTTTAGCACCATAAAATCACAACAATCAACAATAAAAACAAATCCAAATAAGTTGAAAGATATAGTCAGATCAGATCTATTACCTTATGTACAAGTTAAATATGCTGGCGCACTAATTTTAGGTAACGTTTACAAAGAAGCAAGCATTGCCCAACGTACGGCCTATTTTGATGCTTTTGAAAACTACTTAGTTCAAGCTTTCGCACAAGCATTATCCATGTATAATGGTCAAACTTATCAAGTTGAAAAAGCGAAAGATCTTACTGGAAAAACATTAATTTCAATTCGTGTATTATTAAATCAACCAGACAAAGGTCAACAACCATTACGTATTGATTTTCAGTGGCGAAAAAATTCTGTAACAGGAGAGTGGAAAGCTTACGATTTAATTGCCGAAGGGGTAAGTATGATCACGACTAAGCAAAATGAGTGGTCAACAATTTTACGTCAAAATGGTATCGATGCATTAACTAAACAATTGAACGATCTTTCCAAACGTAATATTGATCCAAATGAAAAACCAAAAGGCTAA
- a CDS encoding Bcr/CflA family multidrug efflux MFS transporter — MQPYDKPVEINISKKALIFILGLLSMLMPLSIDMYLPSMPTIAENFHVSDATVQLTISCYLLGFSFGQLIFGPLTDSYGRRYVLIFGLIIFLLAAVSCGIAANIHQLITARFFHGIAAATTAIVVNALMKDIYRDRDEFSKMMSFVMLISNVAPLLAPIIGGFVLYWFNWQANFFALGLIALLCLVFVFTAIPETLSQSKREKFSLTRILSNFITLFRHRQVLTYMMIGAFSGAGLFSFLSLGPFVYMNLHGVESIHFGYYFALNITVMIIMNTINSRFVRRVGSIKMMQFGLLIQFIMAIALAVVTITDLGFIYLVICVAGYIGCISTIGGNSMAVVLDFYSHIAGTASSLAGTLRFAVAGAIGVVLSSLVSNHTTATVNHNMSEWFMVGSMVICNFTAVILFLSIKFFRRNEQ; from the coding sequence GTGCAGCCCTATGACAAACCAGTAGAGATCAACATCTCGAAAAAGGCACTTATTTTTATTCTTGGATTATTATCTATGTTAATGCCACTATCCATAGATATGTACTTACCAAGTATGCCAACCATCGCCGAAAATTTTCATGTTTCTGATGCAACTGTGCAGCTCACCATTAGTTGTTATTTATTAGGATTTTCATTCGGTCAACTCATATTTGGGCCTTTAACTGATAGCTATGGGCGTCGTTATGTCCTGATTTTTGGATTAATTATTTTCCTATTAGCTGCTGTAAGTTGTGGTATTGCTGCCAACATTCATCAATTGATTACAGCTCGATTTTTTCATGGTATAGCTGCTGCCACAACAGCTATCGTTGTGAATGCATTAATGAAAGACATTTATCGTGATCGTGATGAGTTTTCTAAAATGATGTCTTTTGTTATGTTAATCTCAAATGTCGCTCCGCTACTTGCGCCGATTATTGGCGGATTTGTACTATATTGGTTTAATTGGCAAGCCAATTTTTTTGCCCTTGGGTTAATTGCATTGTTGTGTTTGGTATTCGTTTTTACGGCTATTCCTGAAACATTAAGTCAATCCAAACGAGAGAAATTTAGTTTAACGCGCATTCTCAGTAATTTCATAACGTTATTTCGGCATAGACAAGTATTGACGTATATGATGATCGGCGCATTTTCAGGTGCTGGATTATTCTCTTTTCTTAGTTTAGGGCCATTTGTCTATATGAACTTGCATGGTGTCGAATCGATTCATTTTGGTTATTATTTTGCCCTCAATATTACCGTAATGATTATAATGAATACGATTAATAGCCGTTTTGTTCGCCGTGTCGGTTCAATCAAAATGATGCAATTTGGGCTTTTAATTCAATTTATCATGGCTATCGCACTTGCAGTGGTAACAATAACAGATTTAGGCTTTATCTACTTAGTTATCTGTGTAGCAGGTTATATTGGTTGTATATCAACGATTGGTGGAAACAGTATGGCGGTGGTGTTGGATTTCTATTCTCATATTGCAGGCACGGCATCTTCGCTGGCTGGCACACTTCGATTTGCGGTAGCGGGGGCTATTGGTGTAGTACTTTCTAGTTTAGTCTCTAATCATACGACAGCAACCGTCAATCATAATATGAGTGAATGGTTTATGGTTGGTTCAATGGTAATTTGTAATTTTACTGCCGTCATTTTATTTTTGAGCATAAAATTTTTTAGAAGGAATGAACAATGA
- a CDS encoding BolA family protein, whose amino-acid sequence MDKQQIIDKLKSSLDLEEVHVMTNDGSHFQVIAIGELFADLSRVKKQQAIYAPLAEFINDNRIHALSIKTYTPTEWQRERKLMGL is encoded by the coding sequence ATGGACAAACAGCAGATAATAGATAAATTAAAAAGTTCACTCGATCTCGAAGAAGTGCATGTCATGACTAATGATGGTAGTCATTTTCAGGTCATTGCTATTGGTGAATTATTTGCAGATCTAAGCAGAGTAAAAAAGCAACAAGCAATTTATGCCCCCTTAGCAGAATTTATTAATGACAATCGTATTCATGCTTTATCAATTAAAACCTATACTCCAACAGAATGGCAACGTGAGCGGAAATTAATGGGATTATAG
- a CDS encoding DNA translocase FtsK 4TM domain-containing protein, with protein MKKQKITGKQIIIELILLAIIGLSVCLFLSLSTYNSSDPGWSRTAWHYPISNFGGLIGAYLSDILFQFLGYIAFSLPVIIAFICIQLVGYFYRSANEPINYFSISFRIIGILAFVFSSTGFFALNISDPSEFEAGGYLGSIVIENLLPMMNNFVLSLILLAVCFACVTLLTGLSWLYIIEKLGAFIMFLLTPMKWLLLSRGVNHLNQTDTEHRTQKLPNDQEPQITMSINSNSSQLDTMDDFQTNINSENIEPTSGTTINKTTDSSIASLATNDNEQLIKTAAELLQTLETTSKQTQPSNLKSGKKSSTELNQSDILARMELILKNINEQQNQDQIIQTVGEDTLTKEPALTEPFEEDKYTITDAPSKPLFTLTHNAHEANPDSPIIATPNEAMRETSSFEEIDTPFTTKVETQHNFEVENQVTQQPEDVDIDILKQENPIIDDIYPEEVRLEETQVHTLTLRDNDSEEEENDDGESLIHPLLRRDDKPLPKPTTPLPSLNLLTAPPTARIEVDHAALNAMSELIEKSLSDYRVKAKVVDYMPGPVITRFEIELAPGIKAARISTLDRDLARSLSMPSVRVVEVIPGKPYVGIELPNKNRQTVYFREVLDSPQFRNAQSPLTVVLGKDISGQSVVADLAKMPHLLVAGTTGSGKSVGVNAMILSILYKSSPEDVRFIMIDPKMLELSIYEGIPHLLTQVVTDMKDAANALNWCVNEMEKRYRLMSVLGVRNIAGYNEKIKQAEEMGRPIPDPLWKPTDSMDLNMPTLEKLPYIVVMVDEFADLIMAVGKKVEELIARLAQKARAAGIHLVLATQRPSVDVITGLIKANIPTRIAFTVSSKIDSRTILDQMGAESLLGMGDMLYLAPNSSIPIRVHGAFVRDEEVHAVVQDWKARGTPKYIENVTVATDDGESGSSDGLDEELDPLFDQVVEFVVETRRASISSVQRKFRIGYNRAARIVEQMEVEGIISAPSHNGNREVLATSSHNDY; from the coding sequence TTGAAAAAGCAAAAAATCACAGGAAAACAGATAATAATTGAACTTATCCTACTTGCGATAATAGGATTATCTGTTTGCTTGTTTTTATCACTATCTACTTATAACTCATCGGATCCTGGTTGGTCACGTACGGCTTGGCATTACCCGATCAGTAATTTCGGCGGTTTGATTGGTGCTTATCTATCCGATATTTTGTTCCAATTTCTAGGCTATATTGCATTTAGTTTACCTGTCATCATTGCATTTATTTGCATACAGTTAGTTGGTTATTTTTATCGAAGTGCTAACGAACCAATAAATTATTTCAGTATCTCTTTTCGGATAATTGGCATTTTAGCCTTCGTTTTTAGTAGTACGGGTTTTTTTGCATTAAATATTAGTGATCCAAGCGAATTTGAAGCTGGTGGTTATCTTGGTTCAATCGTCATAGAAAATCTTTTACCTATGATGAATAACTTTGTCCTTTCTTTGATTCTTCTTGCTGTTTGTTTTGCATGTGTTACTTTATTAACGGGTCTATCTTGGCTTTACATAATTGAAAAACTTGGTGCTTTTATTATGTTTTTGCTTACCCCAATGAAATGGTTATTACTATCTCGTGGTGTCAATCACCTTAATCAAACAGATACTGAACATAGAACTCAAAAATTACCTAACGATCAAGAGCCCCAAATCACAATGTCAATCAATTCAAATAGTAGTCAATTAGATACTATGGATGATTTTCAAACAAATATTAACAGTGAAAATATTGAACCAACATCAGGAACAACCATTAATAAAACAACTGATAGTTCGATAGCATCTTTAGCCACTAACGATAATGAACAACTCATAAAAACAGCTGCTGAGCTACTACAAACACTGGAAACAACTTCGAAACAAACTCAACCATCCAACTTAAAATCTGGTAAAAAGAGTAGTACTGAACTTAATCAAAGTGATATCTTAGCTCGAATGGAACTGATTTTGAAAAATATCAATGAACAACAAAATCAAGACCAAATAATTCAAACTGTCGGTGAAGACACACTCACTAAAGAGCCTGCATTAACAGAACCTTTCGAAGAAGATAAATACACGATCACCGATGCGCCGAGCAAACCGTTATTTACCTTAACGCATAATGCGCACGAAGCTAATCCTGATAGTCCAATCATTGCAACACCCAATGAAGCAATGAGAGAAACATCATCTTTCGAAGAAATAGATACACCTTTTACTACAAAAGTTGAAACTCAGCATAATTTTGAGGTTGAAAACCAAGTAACACAACAACCTGAAGATGTCGATATAGACATTCTTAAACAAGAAAACCCAATTATAGATGACATTTATCCAGAAGAGGTAAGGCTAGAGGAGACTCAAGTACACACTTTAACTTTGCGTGATAATGACAGCGAAGAGGAAGAAAATGATGATGGAGAAAGTTTGATTCACCCATTATTAAGACGTGATGATAAACCACTACCAAAACCAACCACACCGCTACCGTCATTAAACTTACTTACTGCACCACCAACAGCACGCATTGAAGTGGATCATGCAGCCTTAAATGCGATGTCAGAATTGATCGAAAAAAGCCTTTCTGACTATCGAGTCAAAGCGAAAGTTGTCGATTATATGCCGGGGCCGGTTATTACTCGTTTTGAAATTGAACTTGCACCGGGTATCAAAGCTGCTCGTATTTCTACGCTAGATCGGGATTTGGCACGTTCGCTTTCAATGCCATCTGTACGTGTGGTAGAAGTCATTCCAGGCAAACCTTATGTTGGCATAGAGTTACCGAATAAAAATCGACAAACAGTCTACTTTAGAGAAGTTTTAGACAGCCCACAATTTAGAAATGCCCAATCGCCACTTACGGTTGTGTTAGGTAAAGATATCTCAGGGCAATCTGTGGTTGCCGATTTAGCAAAAATGCCACATTTATTGGTTGCTGGTACCACAGGGTCAGGTAAATCCGTTGGTGTCAATGCCATGATTTTAAGCATCTTATATAAATCATCGCCAGAAGATGTTCGCTTTATTATGATTGACCCTAAAATGCTTGAGCTGTCAATTTATGAAGGGATCCCGCATCTATTAACACAAGTCGTCACCGATATGAAAGACGCCGCTAACGCCCTTAATTGGTGTGTTAATGAGATGGAAAAGCGTTACCGACTTATGTCAGTTTTAGGTGTACGCAATATTGCCGGTTATAATGAAAAAATTAAACAAGCTGAAGAAATGGGTAGACCGATTCCCGATCCACTTTGGAAACCAACCGACAGTATGGATCTCAATATGCCGACATTGGAAAAATTACCTTATATTGTCGTCATGGTTGATGAGTTTGCCGATCTTATCATGGCGGTGGGTAAAAAAGTCGAAGAATTGATTGCAAGGCTTGCTCAAAAAGCACGGGCTGCTGGTATTCACCTTGTATTAGCCACGCAACGTCCATCCGTGGATGTAATTACAGGTTTAATCAAAGCCAACATCCCTACGCGTATCGCTTTTACGGTATCGAGTAAAATAGACTCACGCACTATTTTGGATCAAATGGGGGCTGAATCGTTACTTGGTATGGGGGATATGCTATATCTTGCGCCGAATAGTTCAATTCCGATCCGTGTTCATGGTGCGTTTGTCCGTGATGAAGAAGTCCATGCGGTCGTTCAAGATTGGAAAGCACGTGGTACGCCAAAATACATTGAAAATGTCACCGTAGCCACCGATGACGGCGAAAGCGGTAGTTCAGATGGTCTTGACGAAGAACTGGATCCCCTATTCGATCAGGTTGTAGAATTTGTTGTTGAAACTCGCCGAGCTTCAATTTCAAGCGTTCAACGAAAATTTAGAATTGGTTACAACCGAGCAGCAAGAATTGTGGAGCAAATGGAAGTTGAAGGCATAATCAGTGCGCCTAGCCACAATGGAAATCGTGAAGTACTTGCTACATCATCGCATAATGATTACTAG
- the prlC gene encoding oligopeptidase A — MTNPLLIDAPLPLFSKIKPEHVLPAIQEALKNCRHTIETVLTKNSQYTWDNLIQPIDEMDEKFSRAWSPVSHLNSVKNSPELREAYEACLPLLSEYSTWVGQHKPLYQAYKQIKESEEYTKLTKAQKKVIDNALRDFELSGIGLPEDKQKRYGKIVAKLSELSSKYSNNVLDATMGWTKLITNLDDLSGMPESALAAAKEQAKAKGQEGWLLTLDIPNYLPIMTYCDNRDLRFELYQAYNTRASDQGPNAGKWDNTEIIKQILSLRDELAHLLGFETYADKSLATKMAESTQQVIEFLTDLASKAKPQGEKELADLKRYAYEFFGASDIKPWDIAYYSEKQKQYLYTINDEELRPYFPEQTVINGLFEVVHRVFGITAKQRQGVEVWDPEVKFYDLYNTDGELKGSFYLDLYAREHKRGGAWMDDCIGRMRFAGGHVQKPVAYLTCNFNRPIGDKPALFTHNEVTTLFHEFGHGLHHMLTEIDVSSVAGINGVPWDAVELPSQFLENWCWEPEALAFISGHYETGEPLPAEMLEKMLDAKNYQAALFILRQLEFGLFDFKLHSQKDPDILETLKQVRELVAVVPTVEWGRFPHAFSHIFAGGYAAGYYSYLWAEVLSADAFSRFEEEGIFNTKTGNAFLDNILSQGGSDEPMTLFKNFRGREPQLEALLRHYGIH; from the coding sequence ATGACAAACCCATTACTAATAGATGCACCACTCCCTTTATTTTCAAAAATTAAGCCTGAACATGTTTTACCTGCAATACAAGAGGCTTTAAAAAATTGTCGTCATACAATTGAAACCGTATTAACTAAAAATAGTCAATATACCTGGGATAATCTCATCCAGCCTATCGATGAAATGGATGAAAAATTTAGTCGAGCATGGTCTCCCGTTAGCCACCTTAATTCTGTAAAAAACAGCCCCGAACTGAGAGAGGCTTATGAAGCTTGTTTGCCATTATTATCAGAATACAGCACTTGGGTTGGACAGCATAAACCGCTTTATCAAGCCTACAAACAGATTAAAGAAAGTGAAGAGTATACCAAACTGACTAAAGCGCAAAAAAAGGTGATCGATAACGCATTACGTGACTTTGAGTTATCCGGAATCGGATTACCTGAAGATAAACAAAAGCGCTATGGTAAAATCGTTGCTAAACTTTCGGAACTCTCCTCCAAATATAGTAATAATGTTTTAGATGCGACCATGGGGTGGACTAAATTAATCACAAATTTAGATGATCTTTCAGGCATGCCAGAAAGTGCATTAGCCGCAGCTAAAGAGCAAGCCAAAGCCAAAGGTCAAGAAGGCTGGTTACTCACCCTTGATATCCCAAATTATTTACCTATTATGACTTACTGTGATAATCGTGATCTGCGTTTTGAGCTTTATCAAGCTTATAATACAAGAGCATCAGACCAAGGTCCCAACGCCGGTAAATGGGATAATACTGAAATAATAAAACAAATTTTATCATTGCGTGATGAGCTAGCACATTTATTAGGCTTTGAGACTTATGCCGATAAATCCTTGGCAACTAAAATGGCTGAATCTACACAGCAAGTCATCGAATTTTTAACTGATTTAGCAAGTAAGGCAAAACCGCAAGGCGAAAAAGAACTCGCCGACTTAAAACGTTATGCTTACGAATTTTTTGGCGCGAGTGATATTAAACCTTGGGACATAGCTTATTACAGTGAAAAACAAAAACAATATCTTTATACCATCAATGATGAAGAGTTGCGCCCTTATTTCCCAGAGCAAACTGTTATAAATGGTCTATTTGAAGTTGTTCATCGTGTATTTGGCATTACGGCAAAACAACGACAAGGGGTCGAAGTTTGGGATCCTGAAGTTAAATTTTATGACCTTTATAATACAGATGGTGAATTAAAAGGTAGCTTTTACCTTGACTTATATGCTCGTGAACATAAACGAGGCGGCGCATGGATGGATGATTGTATTGGTCGTATGCGTTTTGCTGGTGGTCACGTGCAAAAACCAGTTGCTTATTTAACCTGCAATTTTAACCGCCCTATTGGCGATAAACCTGCACTATTCACACATAATGAAGTCACAACGCTATTTCATGAGTTTGGACATGGACTTCATCATATGCTGACTGAAATTGATGTCTCTTCTGTTGCAGGAATCAATGGTGTGCCATGGGATGCAGTTGAATTACCAAGCCAATTTCTAGAAAACTGGTGCTGGGAACCCGAAGCATTAGCGTTTATTTCTGGACATTATGAAACAGGTGAACCTTTACCTGCTGAAATGCTTGAAAAAATGTTAGATGCTAAAAATTATCAAGCAGCGCTATTTATTTTACGTCAGTTAGAGTTTGGACTGTTTGATTTTAAACTTCACAGTCAAAAAGATCCTGATATTTTAGAAACATTAAAGCAAGTTCGAGAGTTAGTCGCTGTGGTACCAACTGTTGAATGGGGGCGATTCCCTCATGCCTTTAGCCATATCTTTGCTGGAGGTTATGCTGCGGGTTATTATAGTTACCTTTGGGCTGAAGTATTATCTGCTGACGCCTTTTCTCGTTTTGAAGAAGAAGGCATTTTCAATACGAAAACGGGAAATGCTTTCCTTGATAATATTTTATCGCAAGGTGGAAGCGATGAACCTATGACACTGTTCAAAAACTTCCGAGGTCGTGAACCCCAACTAGAGGCTTTACTTCGTCACTATGGTATCCACTAG
- the mlaD gene encoding outer membrane lipid asymmetry maintenance protein MlaD, with the protein MSRKVEITVGLFMVLVICSVLFLCFRVTDPTSFTSHNSYRVYAVFDNIGGLKVRSPIKIGGVVIGRISNISLNASGNDVYKPYVTMDIDSQYNKIPSSSSLSIKTSGLLGEQFIDINFGLDQSTEFDIDSLDATDTTTTTAHKNNKPPYFQEGFVVSNTKPAMVLEDLIGQFLYSMGDSSNKEKNQNSQDVNEK; encoded by the coding sequence ATGAGTCGTAAAGTCGAAATTACAGTTGGATTATTTATGGTACTAGTCATTTGCTCGGTACTTTTTTTATGTTTTCGCGTTACCGATCCTACATCTTTTACCAGCCACAATTCATATCGAGTATATGCCGTATTTGATAATATCGGCGGATTAAAAGTTAGATCACCAATTAAAATTGGTGGAGTAGTAATAGGAAGAATAAGCAATATTAGCCTAAACGCCTCAGGAAACGATGTTTATAAACCTTATGTAACAATGGATATCGATAGTCAATATAATAAAATTCCAAGTTCTAGTTCATTATCAATAAAAACTTCGGGGTTATTAGGGGAACAATTTATTGATATCAATTTTGGGCTAGATCAATCAACAGAGTTCGATATTGATTCATTAGATGCAACAGATACCACAACAACCACAGCTCATAAAAATAACAAACCACCTTATTTTCAAGAAGGGTTTGTCGTTAGTAATACAAAACCAGCAATGGTATTAGAAGACCTAATAGGTCAATTTCTTTATAGTATGGGTGATTCATCAAATAAGGAAAAGAATCAAAACTCACAAGATGTAAATGAAAAATAA
- a CDS encoding class I SAM-dependent methyltransferase, producing the protein MVSTSTHSAQLSQLAEQWLSTHADLPFVLLNQHDQLALQKTDEPKLGAISVDFTSGAMAHRRQFGGGRGEAIAKAVGIKGDYLPTVVDATAGLGRDAFVLAAVGCHVTMFERHPVVAALLDDGLQRAYQDPNIGSWLQQHLHLIYHSSITGLESYPEKPDVVYLDPMFPHRQKSALVKKEMRIFQQLVGSDSDADSLLEPARRLAKKRVVVKRPDSASFLANEKPTAEIKTKNHRFDIYTPVSAL; encoded by the coding sequence ATGGTATCCACTAGTACTCATTCTGCTCAGCTAAGCCAATTAGCTGAGCAGTGGTTATCCACACATGCAGATCTTCCATTTGTCCTACTTAATCAACATGATCAGCTAGCGTTACAAAAAACAGATGAGCCTAAATTAGGTGCCATCTCTGTTGATTTTACCTCTGGCGCCATGGCACATCGCCGTCAATTTGGCGGAGGACGCGGTGAAGCGATAGCAAAAGCTGTTGGGATAAAAGGTGATTACTTACCTACCGTCGTGGATGCAACGGCTGGGCTTGGACGTGATGCATTCGTATTAGCGGCTGTAGGTTGTCATGTCACCATGTTTGAAAGACATCCTGTCGTTGCGGCTTTGTTAGACGATGGTCTGCAACGTGCCTATCAAGATCCCAATATTGGTAGTTGGCTACAGCAGCATTTACATCTTATCTATCATTCGAGTATTACTGGACTTGAGTCCTATCCAGAAAAACCAGATGTTGTCTACCTTGACCCGATGTTTCCACATCGTCAAAAAAGTGCGCTAGTCAAAAAAGAAATGCGTATTTTTCAACAATTGGTGGGGAGTGATAGTGATGCTGATAGTCTACTTGAACCGGCAAGGCGCTTAGCTAAAAAACGGGTTGTCGTAAAAAGACCGGATTCTGCATCTTTTCTAGCCAATGAAAAACCAACCGCAGAAATTAAAACCAAAAATCACCGATTTGATATATATACCCCTGTCAGTGCACTATAG